From Citricoccus sp. SGAir0253, a single genomic window includes:
- the glnA gene encoding type I glutamate--ammonia ligase: protein MFSTAQEVLQFIQDEDVVFVDVRFTDLPGVQQHFNLPAKAVDEDFFTDGQLFDGSSIRGFQGIAESDMQLIPDVATAFIDPFRVEKTLVMNFSIVNPRTGEPYHRDPRGVAQRAEAYLASTGIADTANFASEAEFFIFEDVRFKSSPNHSFYSVDSDEAWWNTDRVEEGGNLSHKTGVKGGYFPVSPVDKQADLRDAICVALDEVGLVVERSHHEVGAPGQAEINYRFNTLTHAADDLQKFKYVVKNTAEAFGKTATFMPKPVFGDNGSGMHCHQSLWNGGEPLFYDEKGYANLSDTARWYIGGLLKHASAILAFTNPTVNSYKRLVKHFEAPINMVYSQGNRSAAIRIPITGSNPKAKRLEFRAPDPSGNPYLGFAAQLMAGLDGIRNRIEPAEPIDKDLYELPAEEAANIQKAPASLEEALRALEEDHEFLLAGDVFTEDLIQTWIEYKRENEILPLSIRPNPYEFELYYGV, encoded by the coding sequence ATGTTCAGTACCGCCCAGGAAGTCCTGCAGTTCATCCAGGACGAGGACGTCGTCTTCGTCGATGTCCGCTTCACCGACCTGCCCGGTGTCCAGCAGCACTTCAACCTCCCGGCCAAGGCCGTGGACGAGGACTTCTTCACGGACGGCCAGCTCTTCGACGGTTCCTCCATCCGCGGGTTCCAGGGCATCGCCGAGTCGGACATGCAGCTCATCCCGGACGTCGCGACCGCCTTCATCGACCCCTTCCGGGTCGAGAAGACCCTCGTGATGAACTTCTCCATCGTCAACCCGCGCACCGGCGAGCCGTACCACCGCGACCCGCGCGGCGTCGCCCAGCGCGCCGAGGCCTACCTGGCCTCCACCGGCATCGCGGACACCGCCAACTTCGCCTCCGAGGCCGAGTTCTTCATCTTCGAGGACGTCCGGTTCAAGTCCTCGCCCAACCACAGCTTCTACTCCGTGGACTCCGACGAGGCCTGGTGGAACACCGACCGCGTGGAGGAGGGCGGCAACCTCAGCCACAAGACGGGGGTCAAGGGCGGCTACTTCCCGGTTTCCCCGGTGGACAAGCAGGCCGACCTGCGCGACGCGATCTGCGTGGCCCTGGACGAGGTGGGCCTCGTGGTCGAGCGCTCCCACCACGAGGTCGGCGCCCCCGGCCAGGCCGAGATCAACTACCGGTTCAACACCCTGACCCACGCCGCGGACGACCTGCAGAAGTTCAAGTACGTGGTGAAGAACACCGCCGAGGCCTTCGGCAAGACCGCGACCTTCATGCCGAAGCCGGTCTTCGGCGACAACGGCTCGGGCATGCACTGCCACCAGTCCCTGTGGAACGGCGGCGAGCCCCTGTTCTACGACGAGAAGGGCTACGCGAACCTCTCCGACACCGCCCGCTGGTACATCGGCGGCCTGCTCAAGCACGCCTCGGCGATCCTGGCCTTCACCAACCCGACGGTGAACTCCTACAAGCGCCTGGTCAAGCACTTCGAGGCCCCCATCAACATGGTGTACTCGCAGGGCAACCGCTCCGCGGCCATCCGCATCCCGATCACCGGGTCCAACCCGAAGGCCAAGCGCCTCGAGTTCCGCGCCCCGGACCCGTCCGGCAACCCGTACCTGGGCTTCGCCGCCCAGCTGATGGCCGGCCTGGACGGCATCCGCAACCGGATCGAGCCGGCCGAGCCGATCGACAAGGACCTCTACGAGCTGCCCGCCGAGGAGGCCGCCAACATCCAGAAGGCCCCGGCGTCCCTCGAGGAGGCCCTGCGCGCCCTCGAGGAGGACCACGAGTTCCTGCTCGCCGGGGACGTCTTCACCGAGGACCTCATCCAGACCTGGATCGAGTACAAGCGCGAGAACGAGATCCTCCCGCTGTCCATCCGCCCGAACCCCTACGAGTTCGAGCTCTACTACGGCGTGTGA
- a CDS encoding RDD family protein, which translates to MARSHQKKSSARRRHAPQAPSGRAPSPDDAPAAPRPEGTGEGGSRGSARPGPGPLVTRRDMAGWIGGAPRGDRAGRWDGERLGLARSGPASMAGWGRRGLALVIDWFIAAIVSAAWFQGDSLVTLGLFALMHVLLVGLLGTTIGKRVAGIRVVRVGGAATGLPRALLRTVLLCLVVPPLMRDADGRGLHDRAAGTVQIRM; encoded by the coding sequence GTGGCACGATCGCACCAGAAGAAGTCCTCCGCCCGGCGCCGGCACGCGCCGCAGGCGCCCTCCGGCCGGGCACCGTCCCCGGACGACGCCCCCGCCGCGCCGCGGCCCGAGGGAACCGGGGAGGGCGGCTCCCGGGGGTCCGCCCGGCCGGGCCCGGGGCCGCTGGTCACGCGGCGGGACATGGCCGGCTGGATCGGCGGCGCACCGCGCGGGGACCGTGCCGGGCGCTGGGACGGGGAGCGGCTGGGCCTGGCGCGCTCGGGTCCGGCCTCGATGGCCGGCTGGGGGCGTCGCGGGCTGGCCCTCGTCATCGACTGGTTCATCGCGGCGATCGTCTCGGCCGCGTGGTTCCAGGGGGACAGCCTGGTCACCCTGGGCCTGTTCGCGCTGATGCACGTGCTGCTCGTGGGCCTGCTCGGCACGACGATCGGCAAGCGCGTGGCCGGCATCCGCGTGGTGCGGGTCGGCGGCGCGGCCACGGGACTGCCCCGGGCGCTGCTGCGCACCGTGCTGCTGTGCCTCGTGGTGCCGCCGCTCATGCGGGACGCGGACGGCCGGGGGCTGCACGACCGAGCGGCCGGGACCGTCCAGATCCGGATGTGA